The following are encoded together in the Mugil cephalus isolate CIBA_MC_2020 chromosome 18, CIBA_Mcephalus_1.1, whole genome shotgun sequence genome:
- the cldn11b gene encoding claudin-11b, producing MAHMCRQITGSAASCAGWVGVIVATATNDWVRTCDYTVATCVRMDELGSRGLWAECVISPALYHCVALNQILTLPAYVQTSRALMICACLMGLPAMLLVLMSMQCVRLQNDNSTIKRCRSRVGGVLFILMALCGIISTVWFPIGAHKEEGLMSFGFSLYAGWVGSGLCLLGGSVILCCQGTDPGIPSRENSFYYSRQRGTAMPLDPPANHAKSANV from the exons ATGGCACACATGTGCAGGCAGATTACAGGCAGCGCGGCGAGTTGTGCGGGCTGGGTCGGGGTCATCGTCGCTACAGCCACCAACGATTGGGTCCGGACCTGCGACTACACGGTGGCTACCTGCGTCCGCATGGACGAGCTGGGGTCCCGGGGCCTCTGGGCGGAGTGCGTCATCTCTCCGGCGCTTTACCACTGCGTGGCCCTCAACCAGATTCTCACGCTGCCCG cCTACGTCCAGACGTCTCGTGCTTTGATGATCTGCGCATGTCTGATGGGTCTACCAGCGATGCTGCTAGTCCTCATGTCTATGCAATGTGTCCGGCTGCAGAATGATAACTCAACCATCAAGCGGTGCCGCTCCCGGGTGGGAGGCGTCCTCTTCATTCTCATGG CTTTGTGTGGCATCATATCGACTGTGTGGTTCCCCATTGGTGCTCATAAAGAGGAAGGCCTGATGTCGTTTGGCTTCTCACTATATGCTGGATGGGTTGGTTCTGGTCTCTGTCTCCTGGGCGGCTCAGTGATCTTGTGTTGCCAGGGAACCGATCCAGGCATCCCAAGCAGGGAGAACAGCTTCTACTACTCCAGGCAGAGGGGTACGGCCATGCCGCTGGATCCTCCCGCCAACCACGCCAAGAGCGCAAACGTGTGA
- the si:ch211-230g15.5 gene encoding polyhomeotic-like protein 3 isoform X1, with protein MDRELVRQSNSEHGEATNGISPQASTTNTDPSTPTTPNPPRLTPNPMLLDSPAPTLTPTTSSPPPPLTPAPSISATHGPKVAAAAANTPSPHVLIPAPPKLTTTATPALRTYSRPILPSLSGTSKASPTVQSSSSPLASSSSSPVVANTASPLLSSSPSSSAMHSNPTMSTKISTSLTNGNTRPVSTPTSTPITPFHTPASPPGRQVSQAHPVGTPGLVRANQSPSPVRQRVSQQTLLLGKGLKGSGQDQVLLRAQMLILTSAMRPAQSSSSSSSSSSSSTPSSNPASTQLQSLTLRPPPPGALTIPPSLRLKPPSSALPPLSRPHATLFPPLRPRPHPSTTATESPTTPSRHLSVPPPTLYSPVRAVPLRPRLLSPNGHRAASPRQASTLQSIAAAPASQAPPISRPLGGPKNCPLTQTVLSSSQSQHSPLSVANALPATSHFEHSSSAARQLQIIALSSGRQPQSNTYTHTSVPLAVESPELSSQSKRTLSGEGRLPLLLNPSLPKATSPLPSPPSLLGSASSLCQAVPQTQTLNQKAGVKGSEEQKEREQLVRQGITDKWSISKESRVENDDQKGKVKEEKPTEKDICPKENIVGKGREEEQMEVVEEGQLDEERRGECKEKKMEEEKEGETPMEQSENPVSHVLHQDQDTVPIQAADAIKDSSVELKPIPGFISVPLPVQAPLPVPIPEVSIQSQKLPELHRDLQPISQEDFCENMSSQSDNQSALSSLSSQSPPSSPFMTPSAENPPSYLPVQTTHPTDFSLPQHETEKDEKTVVDSQHLAVMEREAETLGLSEDESESFGQSLGSPWEPKAWPEGRQVLTHLVEGFVIQEGLQPFPVNRSSLLVPEQVTKPQEVNGINGRAPLPVTDMTKQTEHSTDSEEDEGGDTDDAGTRSGHRDRTVLHCQFCGKRGHAHNFMRSKRFCSTSCARGFNVRLTKRLRALSTGSRSERPRPALNRAESVPGKPLLLRLPRDLWSAGRREKEGKEKVVVAGEDEEEEQGDLGRGGEEEDDDGGEEDPAVAMAARVERRAARRARRASAPTVTTSTPTTTFKPAPSHWSVEEVTAFIHTLPGCSDVAEAFRLQEIDGQALLLLTEDHLMTSMNIKLGPALKICAHINALKNQ; from the exons ATGGACAGGGAGCTGGTTCGTCAGAGCAATTCAGAACATGGGGAGGCTACCAATGGAATCAGCCCTCAGGCCAGCACCACAAACACTGACCCCTCCACCCCTACGACCCCCAATCCTCCTCGACTCACCCCTAACCCCATGCTCCTGGACTCTCCTGCACCTACACTTACTCCCActacctcctctcctcctcctcctctaacccctgctccctccatctctgctACCCATGGGCCAAAAGTGGCGGCAGCGGCAGCTAATACTCCATCTCCTCACGTCCTCATCCCTGCTCCTCCTAAACTCACCACCACCGCAACTCCAGCCCTTCGCACATACTCTCGCCcgatccttccttccttgtcaGGCACCTCCAAAGCATCTCCTACCGTGCAaagctcctcttctcctcttgcttcttcttcttcctctcctgttGTAGCCAACACAGCTTCGCCTCTCctgtcttcttctccatcttcttctgcaaTGCACAGCAACCCCACCATGTCAACCAAGATCTCCACAAGCCTGACCAATGGGAACACCAGACCTGTATCCACACCGACCTCCACACCAATAACACCCTTTCACACACCAGCCAGTCCACCTGGCAGACAG GTATCCCAGGCTCATCCCGTGGGCACACCTGGTCTTGTGCGAGCCAATCAGAGCCCCTCCCCTGTCAGGCAGCGGGTATCCCAGCAGACATTGCTCCTAGGGAAAGGTCTCAAAGGGTCTGGCCAAGACCAGGTGCTGCTTAGAGCTCAGATG TTGATTCTTACATCTGCTATGCGACCTGCccaatcatcctcctcttcctcttcctcctcttcttcctctactCCTTCCTCTAACCCTGCTTCCACTCAG CTCCAAAGTCTCACCTTAAGGCCACCTCCCCCTGGGGCCCTCACCATCCCACCTTCCCTCCGCCTCAAGCCCCCCTCCTCAGCActgcctcctctctctcgcCCTCATGCCACTCTCTTCCCCCCTCTGAGGCCACGGCCGCACCCAAGCACCACAGCAACAGAGAGCCCGACTACACCAAGCCGCCACCTCTCCGTCCCTCCTCCAA CTCTCTACTCTCCAGTCCGAGCCGTCCCTCTGAGACCCAGACTTCTTTCTCCTAATGGTCACCGAGCAGCCTCACCTCGACAAGCCTCCACACTCCAGTCAATCGCTGCAGCACCTGCAAGTCAGGCCCCTCCAATCAGTAGGCCGCTGGGTGGACCGAAGAACTGTCCGTTAACTCAAACTGTGCTCAGTTCCAGCCAGTCCCAGCACAGCCCACTATCTGTCGCCAATGCCTTGCCAGCCACGTCGCATTTTGAGCACTCGTCGTCTGCTGCCAGGCAGCTTCAGATCATTGCACTCTCTTCGGGTCGACAGCCGCAGTCGAACACATATACCCACACTTCGGTGCCTCTAGCTGTGGAGTCACCTGAGCTATCCAGCCAGTCAAAGAGGACTTTGAGCGGTGAAGGCaggcttcctcttcttctaaacCCCTCTCTGCCAAAAGCCACCTCTCCCCTGCCTTCGCCTCCATCTCTCCTGGGTTCAGCCTCTTCTCTGTGTCAAGCCgtcccacaaacacaaactctgaaCCAAAAAGCAGGGGTGAAGGGTAGTgaagagcagaaagagagggaaCAACTTGTAAGACAAGGAATAACAGATAAATGGAGTATCAGTAAAGAGTCACGTGTGGAGAATGATGATCAAAAAGGgaaagtgaaggaggagaagccAACTGAAAAGGATATCTGTCCAAAGGAAAATATAGTTggaaaaggaagagaggaagaacaaATGGAAGTGGTAGAGGAAGGCCAACTTGAcgaagagaggagaggggaatgtaaggagaagaaaatggaggaggaaaaggaaggagagacGCCAATGGAGCAGTCAGAGAACCCAGTCAGCCACGTTCTCCATCAGGACCAGGACACAGTTCCTATCCAAGCAGCTGATGCCATTAAAGACTCCAGTGTGGAACTGAAACCCATCCCCGGCTTCATCTCAGTTCCGCTTCCAGTCCAGGCTCCTTTGCCAGTCCCGATCCCAGAGGTTTCCATCCAGAGTCAGAAGCTGCCAGAGCTCCATCGAGACCTGCAGCCCATCAGCCAGGAGGACTTCTGTGAGAACATGTCGAGCCAGTCTGACAATCAGTCAG CGTTGTCCAGCCTCTCCTCCCAGTCTCCCCCGTCTTCACCATTCATGACCCCCTCAGCAGAAAACCCTCCTTCCTACCTCCCGGTACAAACCACCCACCCGACTGACTTCAGCCTTCCGCAacatgagacagaaaaagacgAAAAGACGGTCGTCGATTCGCAGCACCTGGCTGTGATGGAACGTGAGGCAGAAACCCTTGGCCTATCAGAAGATGAGTCAGAGAGCTTTGGCCAATCGCTGGGCAGCCCCTGGGAGCCAAAGGCATGGCCTGAGGGGCGACAGGTTCTAACTCACCTGGTGGAGGGATTTGTCATCCAGGAGGGCCTCCAACCTTTTCCT GTGAACCGCTCATCCCTATTGGTTCCAGAACAGGTGACCAAACCACAGGAAGTGAACGGGATCAATGGGAGAGCGCCATTGCCAGTGactgacatgacaaaacaaactgagcaCTCCACAGATTCAGAGGAAGATGAGGGAGGAGACACAGACGATGCTGGGACCA GGTCTGGCCACCGGGACCGAACAGTGCTGCACTGCCAGTTCTGTGGGAAGCGCGGTCACGCGCACAACTTCATGCGTTCCAAGCGCTTCTGCTCCACTTCCTGTGCACGCGG GTTTAATGTTCGTTTGACGAAGCGTCTGCGGGCTCTGAGCACAGGCAGCCGATCAGAGAGGCCTCGTCCAGCTCTGAACCGAGCAGAGTCAGTCCCTGGGaaacctctgctgctgaggctg CCTCGAGACCTCTGGAGTGCTGGTCGGCGtgaaaaggagggaaaggagaaggtggtggtggcaggggaagacgaggaggaggaacagggggACCTAGGGAGaggtggagaagaggaagacgacGATGGCGGAGAGGAGGAtcctgctgttgccatggcagccaGAGTGGAGCGTCGAGCTGCACGGAGGGCGAGGAGGGCGTCTGCGCCCACTGTGACCACCTCCACACCTACCACCACGTTCAAGCCTGCCCCCTCCCACTGGAGTGTGGAGGAAGTGACCGCCTTCATACACACACTGCCAG GTTGCAGTGATGTGGCGGAGGCCTTCCGGCTGCAGGAGATTGATGGTCAGGCTCTGCTTCTGCTGACTGAGGACCATCTGATGACCAGCATGAACATCAAACTGGGACCTGCTCTCAAGATCTGTGCTCACATCAATGCACTGAAAAACCAATGA
- the si:ch211-230g15.5 gene encoding polyhomeotic-like protein 3 isoform X2 encodes MDRELVRQSNSEHGEATNGISPQASTTNTDPSTPTTPNPPRLTPNPMLLDSPAPTLTPTTSSPPPPLTPAPSISATHGPKVAAAAANTPSPHVLIPAPPKLTTTATPALRTYSRPILPSLSGTSKASPTVQSSSSPLASSSSSPVVANTASPLLSSSPSSSAMHSNPTMSTKISTSLTNGNTRPVSTPTSTPITPFHTPASPPGRQVSQAHPVGTPGLVRANQSPSPVRQRVSQQTLLLGKGLKGSGQDQVLLRAQMLQSLTLRPPPPGALTIPPSLRLKPPSSALPPLSRPHATLFPPLRPRPHPSTTATESPTTPSRHLSVPPPTLYSPVRAVPLRPRLLSPNGHRAASPRQASTLQSIAAAPASQAPPISRPLGGPKNCPLTQTVLSSSQSQHSPLSVANALPATSHFEHSSSAARQLQIIALSSGRQPQSNTYTHTSVPLAVESPELSSQSKRTLSGEGRLPLLLNPSLPKATSPLPSPPSLLGSASSLCQAVPQTQTLNQKAGVKGSEEQKEREQLVRQGITDKWSISKESRVENDDQKGKVKEEKPTEKDICPKENIVGKGREEEQMEVVEEGQLDEERRGECKEKKMEEEKEGETPMEQSENPVSHVLHQDQDTVPIQAADAIKDSSVELKPIPGFISVPLPVQAPLPVPIPEVSIQSQKLPELHRDLQPISQEDFCENMSSQSDNQSALSSLSSQSPPSSPFMTPSAENPPSYLPVQTTHPTDFSLPQHETEKDEKTVVDSQHLAVMEREAETLGLSEDESESFGQSLGSPWEPKAWPEGRQVLTHLVEGFVIQEGLQPFPVNRSSLLVPEQVTKPQEVNGINGRAPLPVTDMTKQTEHSTDSEEDEGGDTDDAGTRSGHRDRTVLHCQFCGKRGHAHNFMRSKRFCSTSCARGFNVRLTKRLRALSTGSRSERPRPALNRAESVPGKPLLLRLPRDLWSAGRREKEGKEKVVVAGEDEEEEQGDLGRGGEEEDDDGGEEDPAVAMAARVERRAARRARRASAPTVTTSTPTTTFKPAPSHWSVEEVTAFIHTLPGCSDVAEAFRLQEIDGQALLLLTEDHLMTSMNIKLGPALKICAHINALKNQ; translated from the exons ATGGACAGGGAGCTGGTTCGTCAGAGCAATTCAGAACATGGGGAGGCTACCAATGGAATCAGCCCTCAGGCCAGCACCACAAACACTGACCCCTCCACCCCTACGACCCCCAATCCTCCTCGACTCACCCCTAACCCCATGCTCCTGGACTCTCCTGCACCTACACTTACTCCCActacctcctctcctcctcctcctctaacccctgctccctccatctctgctACCCATGGGCCAAAAGTGGCGGCAGCGGCAGCTAATACTCCATCTCCTCACGTCCTCATCCCTGCTCCTCCTAAACTCACCACCACCGCAACTCCAGCCCTTCGCACATACTCTCGCCcgatccttccttccttgtcaGGCACCTCCAAAGCATCTCCTACCGTGCAaagctcctcttctcctcttgcttcttcttcttcctctcctgttGTAGCCAACACAGCTTCGCCTCTCctgtcttcttctccatcttcttctgcaaTGCACAGCAACCCCACCATGTCAACCAAGATCTCCACAAGCCTGACCAATGGGAACACCAGACCTGTATCCACACCGACCTCCACACCAATAACACCCTTTCACACACCAGCCAGTCCACCTGGCAGACAG GTATCCCAGGCTCATCCCGTGGGCACACCTGGTCTTGTGCGAGCCAATCAGAGCCCCTCCCCTGTCAGGCAGCGGGTATCCCAGCAGACATTGCTCCTAGGGAAAGGTCTCAAAGGGTCTGGCCAAGACCAGGTGCTGCTTAGAGCTCAGATG CTCCAAAGTCTCACCTTAAGGCCACCTCCCCCTGGGGCCCTCACCATCCCACCTTCCCTCCGCCTCAAGCCCCCCTCCTCAGCActgcctcctctctctcgcCCTCATGCCACTCTCTTCCCCCCTCTGAGGCCACGGCCGCACCCAAGCACCACAGCAACAGAGAGCCCGACTACACCAAGCCGCCACCTCTCCGTCCCTCCTCCAA CTCTCTACTCTCCAGTCCGAGCCGTCCCTCTGAGACCCAGACTTCTTTCTCCTAATGGTCACCGAGCAGCCTCACCTCGACAAGCCTCCACACTCCAGTCAATCGCTGCAGCACCTGCAAGTCAGGCCCCTCCAATCAGTAGGCCGCTGGGTGGACCGAAGAACTGTCCGTTAACTCAAACTGTGCTCAGTTCCAGCCAGTCCCAGCACAGCCCACTATCTGTCGCCAATGCCTTGCCAGCCACGTCGCATTTTGAGCACTCGTCGTCTGCTGCCAGGCAGCTTCAGATCATTGCACTCTCTTCGGGTCGACAGCCGCAGTCGAACACATATACCCACACTTCGGTGCCTCTAGCTGTGGAGTCACCTGAGCTATCCAGCCAGTCAAAGAGGACTTTGAGCGGTGAAGGCaggcttcctcttcttctaaacCCCTCTCTGCCAAAAGCCACCTCTCCCCTGCCTTCGCCTCCATCTCTCCTGGGTTCAGCCTCTTCTCTGTGTCAAGCCgtcccacaaacacaaactctgaaCCAAAAAGCAGGGGTGAAGGGTAGTgaagagcagaaagagagggaaCAACTTGTAAGACAAGGAATAACAGATAAATGGAGTATCAGTAAAGAGTCACGTGTGGAGAATGATGATCAAAAAGGgaaagtgaaggaggagaagccAACTGAAAAGGATATCTGTCCAAAGGAAAATATAGTTggaaaaggaagagaggaagaacaaATGGAAGTGGTAGAGGAAGGCCAACTTGAcgaagagaggagaggggaatgtaaggagaagaaaatggaggaggaaaaggaaggagagacGCCAATGGAGCAGTCAGAGAACCCAGTCAGCCACGTTCTCCATCAGGACCAGGACACAGTTCCTATCCAAGCAGCTGATGCCATTAAAGACTCCAGTGTGGAACTGAAACCCATCCCCGGCTTCATCTCAGTTCCGCTTCCAGTCCAGGCTCCTTTGCCAGTCCCGATCCCAGAGGTTTCCATCCAGAGTCAGAAGCTGCCAGAGCTCCATCGAGACCTGCAGCCCATCAGCCAGGAGGACTTCTGTGAGAACATGTCGAGCCAGTCTGACAATCAGTCAG CGTTGTCCAGCCTCTCCTCCCAGTCTCCCCCGTCTTCACCATTCATGACCCCCTCAGCAGAAAACCCTCCTTCCTACCTCCCGGTACAAACCACCCACCCGACTGACTTCAGCCTTCCGCAacatgagacagaaaaagacgAAAAGACGGTCGTCGATTCGCAGCACCTGGCTGTGATGGAACGTGAGGCAGAAACCCTTGGCCTATCAGAAGATGAGTCAGAGAGCTTTGGCCAATCGCTGGGCAGCCCCTGGGAGCCAAAGGCATGGCCTGAGGGGCGACAGGTTCTAACTCACCTGGTGGAGGGATTTGTCATCCAGGAGGGCCTCCAACCTTTTCCT GTGAACCGCTCATCCCTATTGGTTCCAGAACAGGTGACCAAACCACAGGAAGTGAACGGGATCAATGGGAGAGCGCCATTGCCAGTGactgacatgacaaaacaaactgagcaCTCCACAGATTCAGAGGAAGATGAGGGAGGAGACACAGACGATGCTGGGACCA GGTCTGGCCACCGGGACCGAACAGTGCTGCACTGCCAGTTCTGTGGGAAGCGCGGTCACGCGCACAACTTCATGCGTTCCAAGCGCTTCTGCTCCACTTCCTGTGCACGCGG GTTTAATGTTCGTTTGACGAAGCGTCTGCGGGCTCTGAGCACAGGCAGCCGATCAGAGAGGCCTCGTCCAGCTCTGAACCGAGCAGAGTCAGTCCCTGGGaaacctctgctgctgaggctg CCTCGAGACCTCTGGAGTGCTGGTCGGCGtgaaaaggagggaaaggagaaggtggtggtggcaggggaagacgaggaggaggaacagggggACCTAGGGAGaggtggagaagaggaagacgacGATGGCGGAGAGGAGGAtcctgctgttgccatggcagccaGAGTGGAGCGTCGAGCTGCACGGAGGGCGAGGAGGGCGTCTGCGCCCACTGTGACCACCTCCACACCTACCACCACGTTCAAGCCTGCCCCCTCCCACTGGAGTGTGGAGGAAGTGACCGCCTTCATACACACACTGCCAG GTTGCAGTGATGTGGCGGAGGCCTTCCGGCTGCAGGAGATTGATGGTCAGGCTCTGCTTCTGCTGACTGAGGACCATCTGATGACCAGCATGAACATCAAACTGGGACCTGCTCTCAAGATCTGTGCTCACATCAATGCACTGAAAAACCAATGA
- the zgc:194621 gene encoding uncharacterized protein zgc:194621 isoform X2, with protein MPITEAVTPKPTESTRKSVERAKPAKTRAANSAESELKVPAVRKSRASSCPRGRRERTTATTGLQGSASKTSCERRTRSICTAPKPAMNWPQTTSSLNHAAVQPKCREMTTCQRDQRSVSAKGKYASQSHKAFTVIPPNPKKRREIQRRGCLSLEEVRLKQQEEMMQAKRKQKSV; from the exons atgccTATAACTGAAGCTGTCACGCCTAAACCAACAGAGTCAACGAGGAAATCCGTCGAGAGAGCCAAGCCGGCAAAGACAAGAGCGGCCAACAGTGCCGAAAGTGAACTTAAAGTGCCCGCTGTGCGTAAAAGCCGCGCGTCAAGCTGTCCGAGGGGCAGGCGTGAGAGGACCACCGCCACCACTGGGTTGCAGGGATCAGCCTCCAAAACGAGCTGCGAGAGGAGAACCCGCTCCATATGCACCGCCCCAAAACCTGCCATGAACTGGCCCCAAACCACTAGCTCCTTAAATCATGCCGCTGTTCAACCAAAATGCCGAGAGATGACCACCTGTCAGAGGGACCAGAGGAGCGTCAGTGCTAAGGGAAAGTATGCAAGTCAGAG TCACAAAGCTTTCACCGTCATTCCACCAAATCccaagaaaagaagagagatcCAGAGAC GTGGCTGtttgagtctggaggaagtacgcctgaagcagcaggaggaaatgATGCAAgccaaaaggaaacaaaagtcGGTCTGA
- the zgc:194621 gene encoding uncharacterized protein zgc:194621 isoform X3 → MPITEAVTPKPTESTRKSVERAKPAKTRAANSAESELKVPAVRKSRASSCPRGRRERTTATTGLQGSASKTSCERRTRSICTAPKPAMNWPQTTSSLNHAAVQPKCREMTTCQRDQRSVSAKGKYASQSHKAFTVIPPNPKKRREIQRRGCLSLEEVRLKQQEEMMQAKRKQK, encoded by the exons atgccTATAACTGAAGCTGTCACGCCTAAACCAACAGAGTCAACGAGGAAATCCGTCGAGAGAGCCAAGCCGGCAAAGACAAGAGCGGCCAACAGTGCCGAAAGTGAACTTAAAGTGCCCGCTGTGCGTAAAAGCCGCGCGTCAAGCTGTCCGAGGGGCAGGCGTGAGAGGACCACCGCCACCACTGGGTTGCAGGGATCAGCCTCCAAAACGAGCTGCGAGAGGAGAACCCGCTCCATATGCACCGCCCCAAAACCTGCCATGAACTGGCCCCAAACCACTAGCTCCTTAAATCATGCCGCTGTTCAACCAAAATGCCGAGAGATGACCACCTGTCAGAGGGACCAGAGGAGCGTCAGTGCTAAGGGAAAGTATGCAAGTCAGAG TCACAAAGCTTTCACCGTCATTCCACCAAATCccaagaaaagaagagagatcCAGAGAC GTGGCTGtttgagtctggaggaagtacgcctgaagcagcaggaggaaatgATGCAAgccaaaaggaaacaaaa
- the zgc:194621 gene encoding uncharacterized protein zgc:194621 isoform X1, which produces MPITEAVTPKPTESTRKSVERAKPAKTRAANSAESELKVPAVRKSRASSCPRGRRERTTATTGLQGSASKTSCERRTRSICTAPKPAMNWPQTTSSLNHAAVQPKCREMTTCQRDQRSVSAKGKYASQSHKAFTVIPPNPKKRREIQRQAEAELAALEELRLSRAMAYVSINPSSVGGCLSLEEVRLKQQEEMMQAKRKQKSV; this is translated from the exons atgccTATAACTGAAGCTGTCACGCCTAAACCAACAGAGTCAACGAGGAAATCCGTCGAGAGAGCCAAGCCGGCAAAGACAAGAGCGGCCAACAGTGCCGAAAGTGAACTTAAAGTGCCCGCTGTGCGTAAAAGCCGCGCGTCAAGCTGTCCGAGGGGCAGGCGTGAGAGGACCACCGCCACCACTGGGTTGCAGGGATCAGCCTCCAAAACGAGCTGCGAGAGGAGAACCCGCTCCATATGCACCGCCCCAAAACCTGCCATGAACTGGCCCCAAACCACTAGCTCCTTAAATCATGCCGCTGTTCAACCAAAATGCCGAGAGATGACCACCTGTCAGAGGGACCAGAGGAGCGTCAGTGCTAAGGGAAAGTATGCAAGTCAGAG TCACAAAGCTTTCACCGTCATTCCACCAAATCccaagaaaagaagagagatcCAGAGAC AGGCTGAGGCGGAGCTTGCAGCTTTAGAGGAGCTTCGACTAAGCAGAGCAATGGCTTATGTATCCATTAACCCCAGCAGTGTTG GTGGCTGtttgagtctggaggaagtacgcctgaagcagcaggaggaaatgATGCAAgccaaaaggaaacaaaagtcGGTCTGA